One Succinispira mobilis DSM 6222 genomic window carries:
- a CDS encoding uracil-DNA glycosylase, whose translation MAKINNDWLTVIGEEFEKQYYLNLRQVLIKEYNSKVIYPIAEDIFNAFHFTPLEKVKVLLVGQDPYHNPGQAHGLSFSVAPKETIPPSLMNIYKELQTDLGCYVPNNGYLEKWAKQGVLLLNTVLTVRAHQANSHQGLGWELFTDAVIKAVNKIERPVVVFLWGRPAQQKISLLNNPKHLILQAPHPSPLSAFRGFFGCKHFSKANEFLTKHGLEPIDWQIENI comes from the coding sequence ATGGCGAAAATAAATAATGATTGGTTAACTGTAATTGGCGAAGAATTTGAAAAGCAATATTATTTGAATTTAAGACAGGTTTTAATAAAAGAATACAATAGTAAAGTTATTTATCCAATAGCTGAAGATATATTCAACGCCTTTCACTTTACGCCTTTAGAGAAAGTAAAAGTTCTGTTAGTGGGGCAAGATCCTTATCATAATCCAGGTCAAGCCCATGGGCTTAGTTTTTCCGTAGCACCTAAAGAAACAATTCCGCCTTCTTTGATGAATATTTACAAAGAATTACAAACAGATTTAGGCTGTTATGTTCCCAATAATGGTTATCTTGAAAAATGGGCAAAACAAGGAGTTTTATTGTTAAATACAGTGTTAACAGTACGAGCGCACCAAGCAAACTCGCATCAAGGATTGGGGTGGGAATTATTTACTGATGCGGTAATTAAGGCTGTAAATAAAATAGAACGTCCTGTAGTTGTTTTCTTATGGGGGAGACCAGCCCAACAAAAAATTTCATTGTTAAATAATCCTAAACATTTGATTTTGCAAGCGCCTCATCCAAGTCCACTATCAGCATTTCGAGGTTTTTTTGGGTGTAAACATTTTAGCAAGGCTAACGAGTTCTTAACTAAGCATGGTTTAGAGCCTATTGATTGGCAAATTGAAAATATCTAA
- a CDS encoding Na+/H+ antiporter NhaC family protein: protein MNQGNFSGLMPIIVFLLLFIGSGIIANSFYALPTIVAFLIALVIAFLQNRRLNFNQKLAVVAKSMGNENIMIMCLIFILAGAFSGAVQAAGGVESTVNLGLSILPAKIAVAGLFVIACFISLAMGTSVGTIVALTPIAVGISEKTGFLGAMCIGAVVCGAMFGDNLSMISDTTIAATRTQGCAMKDKFKENFFIVLPAAIITIALFLFLAWNANYRISENLNYDLLKILPYLVVLVGALSGLNVFLILIAGTILSIIIGVFTNSIAASNIFSVIASGKDGTGGIMSMYDITVISIVVAGIIGLVKENGGIDYLLTTIKNRVRSKKGAELGIAALSSLVDISTANNTIAIVMAGPIAKDIADEYKLSPSRTAALLDIFTSVWQGIIPYGAQLLYASAGATAVGLTLAPIEILPYLFYPILMGIFALINIISKKNT, encoded by the coding sequence ATGAACCAAGGAAATTTCAGTGGCTTGATGCCTATTATCGTCTTTCTTTTGTTATTTATCGGTAGCGGGATTATTGCAAATAGTTTCTATGCACTACCGACAATTGTTGCTTTTTTAATTGCCTTAGTTATTGCATTTTTACAAAATCGCCGGCTTAACTTCAACCAAAAACTTGCAGTTGTTGCCAAAAGCATGGGCAATGAAAACATTATGATTATGTGTCTAATATTTATTTTAGCAGGAGCATTTTCTGGGGCTGTGCAAGCTGCTGGTGGTGTAGAAAGCACTGTAAACTTAGGATTATCAATTTTACCAGCCAAAATAGCCGTAGCGGGCTTGTTTGTTATTGCCTGTTTTATTTCTTTGGCAATGGGCACTTCTGTAGGAACCATAGTAGCTTTAACCCCTATTGCCGTAGGCATCAGCGAAAAAACCGGCTTTCTCGGTGCAATGTGCATTGGCGCAGTAGTTTGCGGTGCAATGTTTGGAGATAATTTATCAATGATTTCTGATACCACAATCGCTGCCACTCGTACACAAGGCTGTGCCATGAAAGATAAATTCAAAGAAAATTTCTTTATTGTCCTGCCAGCTGCAATTATAACTATCGCTTTATTTCTTTTTTTAGCTTGGAATGCTAATTATCGCATTAGTGAAAACTTAAACTATGATTTACTGAAAATCTTGCCTTACTTAGTAGTTCTAGTTGGTGCACTATCCGGATTAAATGTTTTTTTAATTTTAATCGCAGGCACAATTTTATCTATTATAATAGGTGTGTTTACTAATTCGATTGCTGCAAGTAATATTTTTTCCGTTATCGCGAGCGGCAAAGACGGTACTGGTGGAATTATGAGTATGTATGATATAACCGTTATTTCAATTGTTGTCGCTGGAATCATTGGTTTAGTTAAAGAAAATGGTGGGATTGATTATTTACTTACGACCATAAAAAACCGTGTTCGCAGCAAAAAAGGTGCTGAACTAGGTATCGCTGCGCTTAGCTCCTTGGTAGATATTTCAACTGCCAATAACACTATTGCCATTGTTATGGCTGGTCCAATTGCAAAAGATATCGCTGATGAATATAAACTTTCTCCGAGCCGTACAGCGGCACTTTTAGATATTTTCACTTCTGTCTGGCAAGGGATTATTCCTTATGGAGCCCAACTATTGTATGCTAGTGCTGGCGCTACTGCTGTGGGCTTAACCCTTGCCCCCATTGAAATTCTGCCTTATTTATTCTATCCAATTTTAATGGGAATATTTGCTTTAATAAATATTATCAGCAAAAAAAACACCTAA
- the nikB gene encoding nickel ABC transporter permease, with protein sequence MLKKKLLYKIGQILLVLLGISFLTFALTMFSPGDPVKQMITGGEDLFITEAEVEALRHELGLDKPFIFQYLAWLEKAVSGDFGYSFMAKLPVTTILWERLPATCFLSLASLGFMLVVSVPLGVLAAVKRNGFFDAAVRFLTFFGISIPGFWLGLMLLWLFGLHLGWLPIVGSRVALDTIILPTLTLGIAMSSKYTRQVRTAILEELNQDYVIGARARGLSEKHILFKEVLPNAMLPLVTLLGLSLGSLLGGAAVIEIVFSWPGLGRLAVEAITYRDFNLVQGIVLWIALIYMCINLLVDFSYSYLDPRLKKGGN encoded by the coding sequence ATTTTGAAAAAAAAATTACTTTATAAAATTGGCCAAATATTATTGGTTTTGCTGGGAATTAGCTTTTTAACTTTTGCCTTAACTATGTTTTCACCTGGCGATCCTGTCAAACAAATGATCACCGGTGGCGAAGACTTATTCATCACTGAAGCAGAAGTGGAAGCTCTAAGACATGAACTCGGTTTAGACAAACCCTTTATTTTTCAGTATCTTGCCTGGTTAGAAAAAGCGGTGAGCGGCGATTTTGGTTATTCTTTTATGGCCAAATTACCAGTTACCACAATACTTTGGGAACGCTTACCAGCTACCTGCTTCTTGTCCTTAGCGTCTCTAGGCTTCATGCTAGTAGTCTCTGTCCCTCTAGGAGTTCTCGCGGCAGTAAAACGTAATGGCTTTTTTGATGCTGCAGTTCGTTTTCTAACTTTCTTCGGCATTTCTATTCCTGGATTTTGGTTAGGACTAATGTTACTTTGGTTATTTGGACTACATTTAGGGTGGCTACCTATTGTCGGCAGTCGCGTTGCCTTAGATACAATTATCTTACCGACCTTAACCTTAGGAATTGCGATGTCCTCTAAATATACCCGCCAAGTCAGAACGGCAATTTTAGAAGAACTTAATCAAGACTATGTTATCGGTGCCCGTGCCCGTGGTTTAAGCGAAAAACATATTTTATTTAAAGAAGTTCTGCCTAATGCCATGCTACCTTTAGTTACCCTTTTAGGTCTGTCTCTTGGCTCTTTATTAGGCGGAGCAGCCGTTATTGAAATAGTTTTTTCTTGGCCTGGCTTAGGTCGTTTAGCTGTGGAAGCAATAACCTACCGTGATTTTAATTTAGTTCAAGGTATCGTTCTCTGGATTGCTTTAATTTATATGTGTATTAATCTTCTAGTTGATTTTTCCTATAGTTATCTCGATCCTCGCTTAAAAAAAGGAGGTAACTAA
- the nikC gene encoding nickel transporter permease codes for MDKLLIGFKTNRPFAIYTILTVLLFTTALAAPLIVPYNPIDATLQNAFQPPSAEHLFGTDKLGRDCFSRILYGAKYSLTAVLALVTSVFIIGTSLGVISGYFGGKIDIVIMRISDIMISFPGMILAIAVAGIMGGSLTNAIIALTIVSWTKYARLARSLVLKIKKRDFIEAAIINGGKPTHILWTHIAPNILPLMIITAATDIGSMMLELAGLSFLGFGAQPPTPEWGLMLNEGRQQLQTAPWLMLYPGLAILVTVVILNLWGDSLRDVLDPRQED; via the coding sequence ATGGATAAATTATTAATTGGTTTTAAAACTAATCGTCCTTTTGCAATTTATACAATTCTTACCGTTTTATTATTTACAACAGCCCTAGCAGCCCCCCTAATTGTTCCCTATAATCCAATTGATGCAACCTTGCAAAATGCATTTCAACCCCCTTCGGCAGAACATTTATTCGGAACGGACAAACTAGGACGTGATTGTTTTTCGCGTATTCTCTACGGAGCTAAATACTCCTTAACTGCTGTTTTAGCCTTAGTTACCAGTGTATTTATTATCGGCACTAGCTTAGGAGTTATTTCTGGCTATTTTGGTGGAAAAATTGATATTGTAATTATGCGAATTTCTGATATTATGATTTCTTTTCCAGGGATGATTTTAGCGATTGCTGTAGCTGGAATTATGGGCGGTAGTTTAACTAATGCAATTATCGCCTTAACTATCGTTAGCTGGACTAAATATGCTCGTTTAGCCCGTAGCTTAGTTTTAAAAATAAAAAAGCGCGACTTTATTGAGGCCGCTATTATTAATGGTGGCAAACCAACGCATATTCTTTGGACGCATATTGCCCCCAATATTCTTCCATTAATGATTATTACCGCTGCAACTGATATTGGCAGTATGATGCTGGAGTTAGCAGGTCTATCATTTTTGGGTTTTGGTGCCCAACCACCTACTCCCGAATGGGGCTTAATGCTTAATGAAGGCCGCCAACAACTGCAAACTGCGCCTTGGTTAATGCTCTATCCCGGTTTAGCAATTTTAGTTACTGTAGTAATTTTAAATCTTTGGGGCGATAGCCTCCGTGATGTCTTAGACCCCCGCCAAGAAGATTAA
- a CDS encoding ABC transporter substrate-binding protein, producing the protein MSLSVLGCGGGDKNKAANKDTLKFAVTNFADSLEPTDNYFAWVVVRYGLGECLVKFDKQMNNTPWLAESWQISPDKLTWTFKINDKSKFSNGNKLTAAAVKSSLERVFAKSNRAKTFFEYAEITADGQTLVIKTTKPCPGLPGMLADPLFVIIDTSVKDRDYAKQGPICTGPYVVKSFTKAKSIMEANPNYWDGTVPFKTIEIPSIDDANTRAMALQSGEVDMAVNIAPGDLSLFNKKDKYNITEIASLRTALARLNVATGHPLSDQRVREALISSLDRETYSKVLLKNTFIPGKAPIPPSLDYGFNKLVDKNAYNVERAKKLLAEAGWKDSDGDGILDKDGKPLTLNFVYYSGRAELPIFAEATQADAKKVGFDIKLKNVDYNVLDGMGQRGEFDLIISNIITANTGDPEIYMNWYWKTNINGSNPQNGAGYSNPKYDALSDSLSIEFDAAKRKDLIISMEQILMDDAAAIFFGYPKTNMINSTNIVGAEILPADYYWITKDIKPAK; encoded by the coding sequence ATGTCTTTATCTGTTCTCGGTTGTGGTGGCGGCGATAAAAATAAAGCTGCCAACAAAGATACCTTGAAATTTGCTGTAACCAATTTTGCCGATAGTCTAGAACCTACAGATAACTATTTTGCCTGGGTAGTAGTTCGTTACGGTCTAGGTGAATGTTTAGTTAAATTTGATAAACAAATGAATAATACTCCTTGGCTGGCTGAAAGTTGGCAAATCAGCCCGGATAAATTAACTTGGACTTTTAAAATTAATGATAAATCTAAATTTTCTAATGGCAACAAATTAACTGCTGCAGCTGTAAAAAGTTCTCTTGAGCGGGTATTTGCTAAATCTAATCGCGCTAAAACTTTTTTCGAATATGCTGAAATAACTGCTGATGGGCAAACTTTAGTTATAAAAACTACCAAACCTTGCCCGGGATTACCTGGGATGCTTGCCGATCCATTATTTGTAATTATCGACACCAGCGTCAAAGATCGGGATTATGCTAAACAAGGTCCAATTTGTACTGGTCCTTATGTCGTTAAATCTTTTACTAAAGCTAAGTCCATAATGGAAGCTAATCCTAACTATTGGGATGGAACCGTGCCTTTTAAAACCATTGAAATTCCTTCTATTGATGATGCCAATACCAGAGCTATGGCCCTGCAATCTGGTGAAGTTGATATGGCTGTAAATATTGCCCCTGGGGATTTGTCTTTATTTAATAAAAAGGACAAATATAATATAACGGAAATTGCCTCTTTGCGTACAGCTTTAGCGCGCTTAAATGTTGCTACTGGACACCCTTTAAGTGACCAACGTGTGCGTGAGGCCTTAATTTCAAGTCTAGATAGAGAAACTTACAGTAAAGTGCTTTTGAAAAATACTTTCATTCCTGGGAAAGCGCCAATTCCACCTTCTCTTGATTATGGTTTTAATAAACTAGTTGATAAAAATGCATATAATGTAGAGCGCGCTAAAAAATTACTTGCAGAAGCGGGTTGGAAAGATAGTGATGGCGACGGCATTCTTGATAAAGATGGAAAACCTTTGACTCTAAACTTTGTATATTACAGTGGTCGAGCAGAATTGCCAATTTTTGCTGAAGCAACTCAAGCTGATGCTAAAAAGGTAGGCTTTGACATTAAATTAAAAAATGTTGACTACAATGTTCTTGACGGTATGGGGCAACGCGGTGAATTTGACCTAATAATTTCTAATATAATTACTGCTAACACTGGTGATCCTGAAATATATATGAATTGGTATTGGAAGACAAATATTAACGGTAGCAACCCACAAAATGGCGCAGGCTACAGCAATCCTAAATATGATGCCTTAAGCGATAGCTTATCGATCGAATTCGATGCAGCCAAAAGAAAAGATTTAATTATAAGTATGGAGCAAATTCTTATGGATGATGCCGCTGCAATTTTCTTTGGCTATCCTAAGACTAATATGATTAACAGTACTAATATCGTTGGCGCTGAAATTTTACCTGCTGATTACTATTGGATCACTAAAGACATAAAACCAGCAAAATAA
- a CDS encoding ABC transporter ATP-binding protein codes for MLLKISDLDISYNGNATVKNVNLELQEQEVIAIVGESGSGKTTLIRAIMSCLPTAATVTNGSILFNGVDILKNTPKQNRALCGHDISMIFQDTGNMINPIRKIGTQYIDYILNHAPNLDKNQAYTIATEMLLKVHLPNPENIMSSYPFELSGGMRQRVGIAMSLTFNPKILLADEPTSALDVTTQAQIVRQMMDIKKEFSTAIIIVTHNIGVASFMADKIIVMKNGVIVESGSCEQVIKNPQHEYTQKLLDSVIEIGGKRFV; via the coding sequence ATGTTATTAAAAATTTCGGATTTAGATATTAGCTATAACGGTAATGCAACTGTTAAAAATGTTAATCTTGAACTGCAAGAGCAGGAAGTTATTGCCATAGTTGGCGAGAGCGGTAGTGGGAAAACAACCTTGATTAGAGCGATCATGTCTTGCCTGCCTACAGCAGCAACAGTTACAAACGGTTCCATCTTGTTTAACGGCGTTGATATTCTAAAAAACACGCCTAAACAAAATCGTGCCCTCTGTGGCCATGATATTTCCATGATTTTTCAAGATACAGGTAATATGATTAATCCTATTCGTAAAATAGGTACTCAATACATAGACTATATTTTAAATCATGCTCCTAATCTAGATAAAAATCAAGCTTATACAATAGCTACAGAAATGCTTCTTAAAGTGCATTTACCTAATCCTGAGAATATAATGTCTTCTTACCCGTTTGAGTTATCTGGAGGAATGCGCCAACGTGTGGGCATTGCTATGTCACTTACCTTTAATCCCAAAATACTATTAGCCGACGAGCCAACTAGCGCTCTGGATGTTACTACCCAAGCCCAAATAGTTCGGCAAATGATGGATATAAAGAAAGAATTCAGTACCGCCATAATAATTGTTACGCATAATATCGGGGTCGCTTCTTTTATGGCCGATAAAATTATCGTAATGAAAAATGGAGTTATTGTTGAAAGTGGTTCCTGCGAGCAAGTAATAAAAAACCCTCAACATGAATACACGCAAAAACTTTTAGATTCAGTAATTGAAATTGGAGGAAAACGTTTTGTCTAA
- a CDS encoding oligopeptide/dipeptide ABC transporter ATP-binding protein, with amino-acid sequence MSNTILEIKGLTKKFLNEQGQTLTACNNISLTATKGQTLGIVGESGCGKTTLMRTLTQIFPANGGEIILDGVNILNLSGEAARQSRRKLQMVFQDPSSSFNPKMKVKDIICEPLLNFNLIKKADVDNKASELLTLVELPPDFKDRYPHSMSGGQRQRLGIARALSLEPEIIIFDEATSALDVSVQNTICELLAKLQREKQLTYLFICHDLALVNSFSHKIAVMYLGNIVEMLDNTKYELSADALHPYTKALIKSVFTSNTKIIEPLEGDIPSPIDLPKGCPFQSRCAIAQEICSSEPPVLKQIKVGHQAACHLI; translated from the coding sequence TTGTCTAATACAATTTTAGAGATAAAAGGTTTAACCAAAAAGTTCTTAAATGAGCAAGGTCAAACACTTACTGCTTGTAATAACATTTCCCTAACAGCGACCAAAGGGCAAACTTTAGGCATTGTTGGCGAAAGTGGTTGCGGTAAAACTACTTTAATGCGCACTCTTACCCAAATATTTCCAGCCAATGGCGGCGAAATCATCTTAGATGGTGTTAATATCTTAAACTTAAGCGGTGAAGCCGCAAGGCAATCTCGTCGCAAACTACAGATGGTATTTCAAGATCCTTCATCTTCTTTCAACCCTAAAATGAAAGTAAAAGATATTATTTGTGAGCCTTTGTTGAATTTTAATTTAATTAAAAAAGCTGATGTTGACAACAAAGCTAGCGAGTTATTGACTTTAGTTGAGCTTCCACCTGACTTTAAAGACCGCTATCCTCATAGCATGAGTGGCGGACAACGCCAACGTCTCGGTATAGCTCGTGCTTTATCGCTAGAGCCAGAAATTATAATTTTTGATGAAGCGACTTCAGCTCTAGATGTTTCTGTACAAAATACAATTTGTGAGTTACTAGCAAAATTGCAACGTGAAAAACAGCTAACCTATTTGTTTATTTGCCATGATCTAGCTTTAGTAAATAGCTTTTCTCATAAAATAGCGGTAATGTATTTAGGCAATATTGTAGAAATGCTCGATAACACAAAATATGAACTATCGGCAGATGCTCTACATCCTTATACTAAAGCCTTGATAAAATCTGTTTTTACTTCTAACACCAAAATAATTGAACCCCTGGAAGGTGATATCCCTAGTCCTATAGATTTACCTAAAGGCTGTCCTTTCCAAAGTCGTTGTGCCATTGCCCAAGAAATTTGCAGTAGCGAACCACCTGTTTTAAAGCAAATTAAAGTTGGGCATCAAGCTGCTTGCCATTTAATTTAA
- a CDS encoding PocR ligand-binding domain-containing protein: protein MMQNSKTKNIQDLQNIKLTDVIDLEFLQRFQDDFAKGVGLASVTVDTDGNPVTKPSSYTRFCDHTHSTDCGDKRCAASHKKGGEEAARLGRPVVYECHAGLIDFAAPILLEGRQIGTILGGQVLTELPDEAKYRRIAKEIGVNEEEYVKSVQDIRKLSKEGIEAAANVLFIVANNMSKSAYQQRKLQSISDVLNDGIAQISSTMEEMAASAGTVSENQNKLNSEIKNVDVVTAQINQVMDLIKEIADQTRLLGLNAAIEAARAGEAGLGFSVVAQEIRKLAEDSKQTVGKIKEFTTVIRDSVTKTVVMGNETSSTVEQQAAAIQEVTASIEEIHSLTEQLNHLANEK, encoded by the coding sequence ATGATGCAAAATTCAAAAACAAAAAATATTCAAGATTTGCAAAACATTAAATTGACAGATGTAATTGATTTGGAGTTTTTGCAAAGATTTCAAGATGATTTTGCTAAGGGGGTTGGACTTGCTAGTGTAACTGTTGATACAGATGGCAATCCTGTAACTAAGCCAAGTAGCTATACAAGATTTTGCGATCATACTCATTCTACGGATTGCGGAGATAAGCGTTGTGCGGCTTCACATAAAAAAGGTGGAGAAGAAGCTGCTCGTTTAGGTCGACCTGTAGTATATGAATGTCACGCGGGTTTGATTGATTTTGCTGCTCCGATTTTATTAGAAGGAAGACAAATTGGTACTATTTTAGGGGGGCAAGTGCTAACAGAATTACCCGACGAAGCGAAATATCGTAGAATTGCTAAAGAAATAGGTGTAAATGAAGAGGAATATGTAAAATCGGTGCAAGATATTCGTAAGTTGTCTAAAGAGGGGATTGAAGCTGCGGCTAATGTATTATTTATAGTCGCTAATAATATGTCTAAAAGTGCTTACCAGCAACGCAAATTACAGTCAATATCTGATGTCTTAAATGATGGAATTGCGCAAATATCCTCAACCATGGAAGAAATGGCAGCTTCTGCAGGAACGGTTAGCGAAAATCAAAACAAATTGAATTCGGAAATAAAAAATGTAGATGTAGTTACAGCACAAATTAATCAAGTAATGGATTTGATTAAAGAGATTGCGGATCAAACTCGATTATTAGGATTAAATGCAGCGATAGAAGCAGCTAGGGCCGGAGAAGCTGGTTTAGGGTTTAGTGTTGTTGCACAAGAAATTCGTAAATTAGCCGAAGATTCTAAGCAAACAGTAGGTAAAATAAAAGAGTTTACCACTGTGATTCGGGATTCTGTAACTAAAACTGTAGTTATGGGTAACGAAACATCTTCGACGGTAGAACAACAAGCGGCGGCAATTCAAGAAGTAACCGCTAGCATTGAAGAAATTCATAGTTTAACAGAGCAACTGAATCATTTAGCTAATGAAAAGTAA
- a CDS encoding phosphoribosyltransferase family protein, whose amino-acid sequence MQKGYEIILDQTKYILPIIEVSPGVKIALFDTMSDRKMLVSAVNALSAKIKEKIAGDFDVIASSESKGIPLAFALAERFDKDVVIFRKEQKLYNPQAISESVQTITTGKQQKLWFDLEKKILLAEKKVLIVDDVVSSGASLAAMKRLVEKCDGKVCGQAFVLAEDEAYKREDIIYAAVIPIMKD is encoded by the coding sequence ATGCAAAAAGGTTATGAAATAATTTTAGACCAAACAAAATATATATTACCAATAATCGAAGTTAGTCCAGGGGTGAAAATAGCTTTATTTGATACTATGTCTGATAGGAAGATGTTAGTTTCAGCTGTGAATGCTTTAAGTGCAAAAATTAAGGAAAAAATAGCAGGTGATTTTGATGTTATTGCTTCTTCGGAAAGTAAAGGAATACCATTAGCTTTTGCATTAGCAGAGAGGTTCGACAAAGATGTGGTGATATTCCGGAAAGAGCAAAAGTTGTATAATCCACAGGCAATATCGGAAAGTGTGCAAACGATAACTACGGGAAAGCAACAAAAACTTTGGTTCGATTTAGAGAAAAAAATCTTATTGGCAGAGAAAAAAGTTCTAATTGTAGACGATGTTGTTAGTTCTGGAGCCTCTTTAGCGGCTATGAAGCGCTTAGTAGAGAAATGTGATGGAAAAGTTTGTGGACAAGCTTTTGTTTTAGCTGAAGATGAGGCCTACAAGCGCGAAGATATAATTTATGCAGCGGTTATTCCGATAATGAAAGATTAA
- a CDS encoding GNAT family N-acetyltransferase, producing MCEQINKNFKIRFAQAADNKLILELIKELAGYEKLLAEVVATEEILYDSLFVKKQAEVIIGEYLGEPVAFALFFHNFSTFLGKAGIYLEDLYIRPEVRGKGLGKIMLAYLAELAIKRNCGRLEWWCLDWNKNSLEFYYQMGAKAMDEWTVYRLSGEKLAELAEKYHVNYKND from the coding sequence ATGTGTGAACAAATAAATAAAAATTTTAAGATACGCTTTGCACAGGCAGCGGATAATAAATTGATTTTAGAATTAATAAAAGAGCTGGCTGGCTACGAAAAGTTGCTAGCAGAGGTTGTGGCTACGGAAGAAATACTGTATGATTCTCTTTTTGTGAAAAAACAAGCTGAAGTAATAATTGGCGAATACTTAGGTGAACCAGTAGCTTTTGCCTTATTTTTTCACAATTTCTCTACATTTTTGGGTAAAGCAGGAATATATTTAGAAGATCTATATATTCGCCCTGAAGTGCGTGGCAAAGGCTTAGGGAAAATAATGTTAGCTTATTTAGCAGAGCTAGCCATTAAACGTAATTGTGGTCGTCTGGAGTGGTGGTGTTTAGATTGGAATAAAAATTCGCTTGAATTTTATTACCAAATGGGCGCTAAAGCAATGGACGAATGGACAGTATATAGGTTAAGCGGTGAAAAATTAGCGGAACTTGCAGAAAAATATCATGTAAACTACAAGAATGATTAA